A region from the Silene latifolia isolate original U9 population chromosome 7, ASM4854445v1, whole genome shotgun sequence genome encodes:
- the LOC141590680 gene encoding cyclic dof factor 4-like, whose translation MGEIKLFGQKIVLQPKEELNKNNNQTRENQDQEEENATINKRPEKIIPCPRCKSMDTKFCYFNNYNVNQPRHYCKGCQRYWTAGGALRNVPVGAGRRKAKPPCLFDGLNNMGMGHFDLNGMVVDEWELAAAVAASTGGGFGHDFQVKRRKSESTS comes from the coding sequence ATGGGTGAGATCAAGCTATTTGGACAAAAAATTGTCCTACAACCAAAAGAAGAGCTCAACAAAAATAATAACCAAACTAGGGAAAATCAAGATCAAGAAGAAGAAAATGCAACAATTAACAAAAGACCTGAAAAAATAATCCCATGTCCAAGGTGCAAAAGTATGGACACTAAATTTTGTTACTTTAATAACTACAATGTCAACCAACCAAGACATTACTGCAAGGGCTGCCAGCGGTACTGGACCGCTGGTGGAGCCCTTCGCAATGTCCCAGTTGGGGCAGGTCGCCGAAAAGCAAAACCACCTTGTTTGTTTGATGGACTAAACAACATGGGCATGGGTCACTTTGACTTGAATGGCATGGTGGTTGATGAATGGGAACTTGCCGCGGCCGTGGCGGCGAGTACAGGTGGTGGGTTTGGACATGATTTTCAGGTTAAGAGAAGGAAAAGTGAGTCTACTAGTTAA